A single region of the Sulfitobacter geojensis genome encodes:
- a CDS encoding DUF6538 domain-containing protein: MSGGKSAPYTFRKDDIFYFARRVPADLRRHYSSSRISYSSRTGSASVACARANRDLSRRTGRVGRRRRLQRLLCSFSRRTMC, from the coding sequence ATGTCGGGGGGCAAATCAGCACCATATACCTTCCGCAAGGACGACATCTTTTACTTCGCAAGAAGGGTTCCAGCAGATCTAAGAAGACACTACTCTTCGAGCCGAATATCGTACTCTTCAAGGACCGGATCGGCGTCAGTTGCTTGCGCTAGGGCTAATCGGGACCTGTCACGGCGGACGGGCCGTGTCGGACGGCGGCGCCGACTTCAACGCTTGCTCTGTAGTTTCTCGCGAAGAACGATGTGCTGA
- a CDS encoding ABC transporter permease — MLSFISKRLLVAFLVCLTVSALSFGLMFVSGDPAIAIAGAGGRAEDAEAIRVAYGFDRPLVVQYLDWIGSALTGDLGQSIYFNVPVTEIIGNRAGVTLTLGFISFLVALVIAVPLGVAAALRPNGWIDRLALVIAVSGQAIPSFWLGLMAIVVFGVWYGWVPISGADTWQGYILPVIVLSYYAIPELMRITRSGMIDVLATDYVRAAKAKGLPMHLVISRHALRNAVLPLVSLAAVQLGQLLSGSIVIESVFALNGLGRLAWESLLRSDLPVVQAIILILSLLYVVLTTLADILNAVLDPRLRGSS; from the coding sequence ATGCTCTCTTTCATCTCTAAACGTTTGCTCGTGGCGTTCTTGGTCTGTCTGACCGTGTCGGCGCTGAGCTTTGGTCTGATGTTCGTGTCCGGCGACCCTGCGATTGCCATCGCGGGCGCTGGTGGCCGCGCCGAGGATGCCGAAGCAATCCGCGTGGCCTATGGTTTTGACCGGCCCTTGGTTGTTCAATACCTCGACTGGATCGGCAGCGCTTTGACCGGAGATCTGGGGCAGAGCATTTATTTTAATGTGCCGGTGACAGAGATCATCGGCAACCGTGCCGGCGTCACGCTGACGCTCGGCTTCATCTCATTCCTTGTTGCCTTGGTGATCGCGGTGCCCTTGGGCGTTGCGGCGGCGCTGAGGCCGAACGGCTGGATCGACCGCCTTGCGCTGGTGATCGCCGTTTCTGGGCAGGCAATCCCGAGCTTCTGGTTGGGCTTGATGGCCATTGTGGTCTTTGGTGTGTGGTACGGCTGGGTTCCTATTTCCGGCGCGGACACATGGCAGGGCTACATCCTGCCTGTGATCGTGCTGAGCTATTACGCCATCCCCGAACTCATGCGTATCACGCGCTCGGGCATGATCGACGTGCTGGCCACGGACTATGTCCGTGCGGCCAAGGCCAAGGGCTTGCCGATGCATTTGGTGATTTCACGCCATGCTTTGCGCAACGCGGTACTGCCGCTTGTATCTTTGGCAGCGGTTCAATTGGGGCAGTTGCTGTCCGGCTCCATCGTGATCGAAAGCGTCTTCGCGCTGAACGGGCTGGGACGACTGGCGTGGGAATCCCTGCTGCGCAGTGACCTGCCGGTGGTGCAGGCGATCATCCTGATCCTGTCGCTGCTTTACGTGGTGCTTACCACGCTGGCCGATATTCTGAACGCGGTGCTGGATCCGCGCCTGCGGGGGAGCTCCTGA
- a CDS encoding RraA family protein — MTSQIDLSDIETATLGHFLESGFMSPALQGLLPGRTVFGPALTVRMLGDDGAMLTEALSAAKPGQVIVIDRCGDLRHACWGAVTTAAAKARGVVGAVIDGFVTDRSAIEQADFPVWCRGRSPITTKSRGLGGDFNVTVGCGGVSVRPGDIILADENGVAVLDKDQAATHAARARKMQQDEITILERLRAGETLAEITRGAKQPA, encoded by the coding sequence ATGACATCTCAAATCGACCTTTCAGACATCGAAACAGCAACGCTGGGGCATTTTCTTGAATCGGGCTTCATGTCACCTGCGTTGCAGGGCCTTTTGCCCGGTCGAACTGTCTTTGGCCCCGCCCTGACCGTGCGTATGCTCGGCGATGATGGCGCAATGCTGACCGAGGCATTGTCCGCCGCAAAACCCGGACAGGTTATCGTCATCGACCGTTGCGGCGATCTGCGCCATGCCTGTTGGGGTGCGGTCACGACCGCAGCTGCCAAGGCGCGCGGGGTCGTAGGCGCGGTGATCGACGGCTTTGTCACCGACCGCTCCGCGATAGAACAGGCAGACTTTCCAGTCTGGTGCCGCGGCCGGTCACCGATCACGACCAAGTCGCGCGGGCTTGGCGGCGACTTTAATGTGACCGTGGGATGTGGCGGCGTCTCGGTCCGGCCCGGCGATATCATTCTGGCCGACGAAAACGGGGTTGCTGTACTGGATAAAGATCAGGCCGCAACACACGCCGCCCGCGCCCGAAAAATGCAGCAGGACGAGATAACAATCCTCGAACGACTGCGTGCTGGCGAGACACTTGCCGAAATAACGCGGGGCGCAAAGCAGCCCGCATAG
- a CDS encoding complex I NDUFA9 subunit family protein, producing MSKLVTIYGGSGFVGRYITQRMARAGWRVRVAVRNPNEALFVKPYGVVGQVEPILCNIRDDASVRAALTGADAVVNCVGILVESGKNKFGAVQAEGAERVARLAAEQGVKRMVHISAIGADAESESDYAASKGAGEAGVLEHMPGAVILRPSIVFGPEDDFFNRFAGMSRLSPVLPIAGGDVRMQPVYVGDVAEAAEMGVTGKAAGGIYELGGPEVDSLRGLMQRMLGVVHRRRLVLNLPTWIAGIMAWGFDMVQAVTGGLVSNGVLTRDQLKNLTKDNVVRQDAKGLAELGITPVAMEAVLPDYLWRFRPSGQYDAIKDSAQNLRNS from the coding sequence ATGTCCAAGCTGGTTACAATTTACGGCGGGTCCGGTTTCGTCGGACGCTACATTACACAACGTATGGCACGGGCCGGATGGCGTGTGCGGGTGGCCGTGCGCAATCCGAACGAAGCGCTGTTTGTCAAACCCTACGGCGTGGTTGGACAGGTTGAGCCGATCCTATGCAATATCCGCGATGACGCCTCTGTGCGTGCGGCGCTGACGGGGGCGGATGCGGTTGTGAACTGCGTCGGTATTCTGGTCGAAAGCGGCAAAAACAAATTCGGCGCGGTACAGGCCGAAGGTGCCGAGCGGGTTGCGCGGCTGGCTGCTGAACAGGGCGTGAAGCGCATGGTGCATATCTCTGCCATTGGTGCCGATGCCGAGTCGGAAAGCGATTACGCGGCAAGTAAGGGCGCTGGCGAGGCGGGCGTTCTGGAACACATGCCGGGTGCCGTGATCCTGCGGCCCTCAATTGTGTTCGGCCCCGAAGATGATTTTTTCAACCGTTTTGCGGGTATGTCACGCCTGAGCCCTGTTTTGCCTATCGCAGGCGGGGACGTGCGGATGCAGCCAGTTTACGTCGGTGATGTTGCCGAAGCGGCAGAGATGGGTGTCACCGGTAAGGCGGCTGGCGGCATCTATGAGTTGGGCGGTCCAGAGGTCGACAGCCTGCGCGGGTTGATGCAGCGGATGCTGGGTGTTGTGCATCGCCGGCGTCTGGTTTTGAACCTGCCGACATGGATTGCGGGCATCATGGCCTGGGGCTTTGATATGGTGCAGGCTGTGACGGGCGGACTGGTTTCCAACGGGGTGTTGACCCGTGACCAGCTCAAGAACCTGACCAAGGATAACGTGGTGAGACAAGACGCCAAGGGGCTTGCCGAGCTTGGCATTACGCCGGTGGCCATGGAAGCAGTATTGCCTGACTACTTGTGGCGGTTCCGGCCGTCCGGCCAATATGACGCGATCAAGGATTCTGCGCAGAACCTGCGCAACAGCTGA
- a CDS encoding RidA family protein, whose translation MTITRLHPGPRMSQAVVHNNTVYLAGQVGTAGADVATQTQDCLDAIDRLLAETGSDKSKLLQVVIWLADMADFQEMNAVYDAWIDPANPAARACGEAKLATPDYKVEFIVTAAI comes from the coding sequence ATGACCATCACCCGTTTGCACCCCGGCCCTCGCATGAGCCAAGCCGTCGTTCACAATAACACCGTTTACCTTGCCGGTCAGGTTGGCACCGCCGGTGCCGATGTCGCGACCCAGACCCAAGATTGTCTGGATGCCATCGACCGCCTGCTGGCAGAGACAGGCAGCGATAAATCCAAACTGTTGCAGGTCGTTATCTGGCTTGCCGACATGGCCGATTTTCAAGAAATGAACGCTGTCTACGATGCGTGGATCGACCCTGCCAACCCGGCAGCGCGCGCGTGTGGTGAGGCGAAGTTGGCGACGCCGGATTACAAGGTGGAATTCATCGTGACCGCGGCGATCTGA
- a CDS encoding GFA family protein — MSKEIRGQCLCGAVQVTASVDTPAVRACHCDMCRQHGSGPFFSIETLPDSITVTGPATVFASSEWGGRGFCATCGSTLWYETKDDGARNLSAGLFPDAGGGKLTVEYFTDKCPQAYALNGDHKKLTTQETLAIFAPEELEKPND, encoded by the coding sequence ATGTCTAAAGAGATAAGGGGCCAGTGTTTATGCGGCGCGGTGCAGGTGACGGCATCGGTCGACACGCCAGCGGTGCGCGCCTGTCATTGCGACATGTGCCGCCAGCATGGATCGGGCCCGTTCTTTTCCATCGAGACATTGCCGGACAGCATCACGGTGACCGGACCGGCGACGGTGTTCGCATCCTCAGAGTGGGGCGGACGCGGATTTTGCGCCACTTGCGGATCGACGCTTTGGTACGAAACGAAAGACGACGGTGCGCGCAACCTGTCGGCGGGGCTTTTCCCCGATGCGGGCGGCGGAAAACTGACGGTAGAATATTTCACAGACAAATGCCCGCAGGCCTATGCGCTGAACGGCGATCACAAGAAACTGACGACACAAGAAACACTTGCAATCTTTGCACCTGAAGAACTGGAGAAGCCCAATGACTAA
- a CDS encoding oligopeptide/dipeptide ABC transporter ATP-binding protein has product MSPMIRMSNIHKTYRLRRGMFAPTEELMAVNDLSLEVAEGETLGLVGESGCGKSTAVSIMLGLLQPDHGEVEIAGQKIGTMPVADRVRLIQPVFQNPNASLNPVKRIQTLVGQPLRLHGGANVDAEVKRMLDLVGLPSRLADAYPGELSGGQRQRVAIARALILGPRVLICDEPTSALDVSVQAQIINLLLSLKKELGLTMVFVSHNLAVVEHLADHVAVMYLGQKIEEAATDALFADAGHPYTRALLAATLLPDPQAGLPEQKLGAAAADPFATHQGCFFAPRCPDMRQSCVEDPQKLRKLRETMVRCERAV; this is encoded by the coding sequence ATGAGCCCGATGATCCGTATGTCCAATATCCACAAGACCTACCGCCTGCGCCGTGGCATGTTCGCCCCGACCGAAGAATTGATGGCCGTGAACGACCTATCGCTTGAGGTGGCCGAAGGGGAAACGCTTGGCCTTGTCGGTGAATCCGGTTGCGGCAAAAGCACAGCAGTCAGCATCATGCTGGGCTTGTTGCAACCCGATCACGGTGAGGTCGAGATCGCGGGACAGAAGATCGGCACAATGCCTGTGGCCGACCGTGTGCGGTTGATCCAGCCAGTGTTTCAGAACCCCAATGCCTCGCTTAATCCGGTCAAACGTATCCAGACTTTGGTCGGTCAGCCGTTGCGCTTGCATGGCGGCGCCAATGTCGATGCAGAGGTCAAACGCATGCTTGATCTGGTGGGGCTACCCTCGCGGTTAGCCGATGCCTATCCCGGCGAGCTTTCCGGCGGGCAAAGGCAGCGGGTCGCCATCGCGCGCGCGCTTATCCTCGGGCCACGCGTTTTGATTTGTGACGAGCCGACTTCCGCGCTTGATGTTTCGGTGCAGGCGCAAATCATCAACCTGTTGCTATCGCTTAAGAAAGAGCTTGGCCTTACAATGGTGTTTGTGAGCCATAACCTTGCCGTGGTTGAGCATCTGGCGGATCACGTGGCTGTCATGTACCTCGGACAGAAGATCGAGGAAGCCGCGACCGATGCGCTCTTTGCGGATGCCGGTCACCCCTATACCCGCGCCCTCCTTGCCGCGACCTTGCTGCCGGACCCACAAGCGGGCCTGCCCGAACAAAAACTGGGCGCAGCGGCGGCGGACCCCTTTGCGACGCACCAGGGCTGTTTCTTCGCGCCACGCTGTCCGGATATGAGGCAAAGCTGTGTTGAAGACCCGCAAAAGCTTCGGAAGTTACGCGAAACCATGGTTAGATGCGAAAGGGCAGTGTGA
- a CDS encoding ABC transporter ATP-binding protein, translating to MMLDIRNLKVSIPTDRGMLNAVRGVDLQIAKGETLCLVGESGCGKSLTATSIMGLLPRYAKVTSDRFEMAGQDLTTKTDAKLAKLRGRDVAMIFQDPTSALNPTLTIGRQLTEGVMRHEKLSRNEADARAIEMLDRVGIANPEARLTQYPHGFSGGQRQRIMIASALMGRPKLLIADEPTTALDVTIQAQILTLLGQLQADLGLSLLLITHDLGVVAAIANDVAVMYAGRIAERAPVAGLFAAPGHPYTQGLLAAIPVPGVTPRGSELPAIPGRVPGLIGTLQGCAFRDRCALAGPECAKDPVPRIDAGPGHFVECYKAAEVAA from the coding sequence ATGATGCTTGATATTCGCAACCTGAAGGTGTCGATCCCCACGGACCGAGGCATGTTGAACGCGGTTCGGGGTGTCGATTTACAGATCGCAAAGGGAGAGACACTTTGCCTTGTTGGCGAGTCGGGCTGCGGCAAATCGCTGACGGCGACCTCGATCATGGGACTGCTGCCGCGCTACGCCAAGGTGACAAGTGACCGTTTCGAAATGGCGGGGCAGGACCTGACCACCAAAACCGATGCCAAGTTGGCAAAGCTGCGTGGTCGGGATGTGGCGATGATTTTTCAGGACCCGACCAGCGCACTTAACCCGACGCTTACCATCGGACGACAACTGACCGAAGGCGTCATGCGCCACGAAAAGTTGAGCCGGAACGAGGCCGACGCCCGCGCTATTGAAATGCTCGATCGCGTGGGAATCGCCAATCCGGAAGCACGCTTGACGCAATATCCACACGGGTTTTCCGGTGGGCAACGCCAGCGCATTATGATCGCCTCGGCACTCATGGGGCGGCCCAAACTTTTGATAGCGGACGAGCCGACGACCGCGCTGGATGTGACTATTCAGGCCCAGATCCTGACGCTTCTGGGCCAGTTGCAGGCCGATCTTGGCCTGTCTCTGTTGCTGATTACCCATGATCTGGGTGTGGTTGCGGCCATCGCGAACGATGTTGCGGTGATGTACGCCGGACGCATCGCTGAACGCGCGCCCGTTGCAGGTCTGTTTGCTGCGCCGGGCCACCCTTACACGCAGGGGTTGCTCGCTGCGATCCCGGTCCCGGGCGTCACCCCGCGTGGCAGCGAATTGCCTGCCATTCCGGGGCGTGTCCCCGGGCTGATTGGCACGCTGCAGGGCTGTGCCTTCCGCGATCGCTGCGCCCTTGCCGGACCAGAGTGCGCCAAGGACCCTGTGCCGCGCATCGACGCTGGTCCCGGCCATTTCGTTGAATGCTACAAGGCAGCGGAGGTGGCGGCATGA
- a CDS encoding NAD(P)-dependent oxidoreductase, protein MAKQPMLKFVSLERDMPEKRPPDLRRTDFNEIYAEYADAKAKEQSSRCSQCGVPYCQSHCPLHNNIPDWLRLTAEGRLEEAYEVSQATNTFPEICGRICPQDRLCEGNCVIESSGHGTVTIGSVEKYITDTAWEKGWVKPIKPHAERTESVGIIGAGPGGLAAADVLRRQGVQVTVYDTYDRAGGLLTYGIPGFKLEKDIVMRRNEQLEASGVTFKLNCTVGKDISFADIRKAHDAVIIATGVYKTREIQAPGVGGVGLERAIDFLTASNRKSFGDAVEEFDSGRLDAKGKRVVVIGGGDTAMDCVRTSIRQGAESVKCLYRRDRANMPGSQREVANAEEEGVQFEWLTAPKGFVGDPVTGVMVQKMRLGAPDATGRQAPEVIEGADYVEDADLVIMALGFEPEDLPTLWNEPELPVTRWGTIKTEYVTGATEMDGVYAVGDIVRGASLVVWAIKDGRDCAEAILERLNGVADIAAE, encoded by the coding sequence ATGGCAAAGCAGCCGATGTTGAAATTTGTAAGTCTTGAGCGGGACATGCCGGAAAAGCGTCCCCCTGATTTACGTCGCACGGATTTCAACGAGATTTACGCAGAGTACGCGGATGCCAAAGCCAAGGAGCAATCCAGCCGGTGCAGCCAGTGTGGCGTGCCGTACTGCCAAAGCCATTGCCCGCTGCACAACAACATCCCTGACTGGCTGCGCCTGACCGCCGAAGGGCGGTTGGAAGAGGCCTATGAAGTGTCCCAAGCGACCAATACGTTCCCCGAGATTTGTGGCCGCATCTGCCCGCAGGATCGCCTGTGCGAAGGCAACTGTGTTATCGAATCCTCAGGTCATGGCACTGTGACTATCGGTTCTGTCGAGAAATACATCACCGATACCGCGTGGGAAAAAGGGTGGGTGAAGCCGATCAAGCCGCATGCGGAACGCACAGAATCGGTTGGCATTATTGGCGCAGGCCCCGGTGGCCTGGCGGCGGCAGATGTGCTGCGCCGGCAGGGCGTGCAGGTCACGGTGTACGACACCTATGACCGCGCGGGCGGCTTGCTGACTTATGGTATCCCCGGTTTCAAGCTGGAGAAAGATATCGTGATGCGCCGCAATGAACAGCTTGAGGCTAGCGGCGTGACGTTCAAGTTGAATTGCACCGTCGGCAAGGACATCAGCTTTGCCGATATTCGCAAGGCGCATGATGCGGTGATCATTGCCACAGGTGTTTATAAAACAAGGGAAATTCAGGCCCCCGGCGTGGGTGGTGTGGGCCTTGAGCGGGCGATTGATTTTCTGACCGCAAGCAACCGCAAAAGTTTTGGTGATGCGGTTGAAGAATTTGATTCCGGTCGTCTGGATGCCAAGGGCAAGCGGGTGGTTGTGATCGGCGGTGGTGACACGGCGATGGACTGTGTGCGCACGTCGATCCGTCAGGGTGCCGAGAGCGTGAAGTGCCTGTATCGTCGGGACCGCGCCAACATGCCGGGCAGCCAGCGCGAAGTGGCCAATGCCGAAGAAGAGGGCGTGCAGTTTGAATGGCTGACCGCGCCCAAAGGCTTTGTCGGGGATCCGGTTACAGGTGTGATGGTGCAAAAGATGCGTCTGGGCGCACCGGATGCGACAGGCCGTCAGGCACCAGAGGTGATAGAGGGTGCGGATTATGTCGAAGACGCCGATCTGGTGATCATGGCGCTTGGTTTTGAACCGGAAGATTTGCCGACGCTTTGGAACGAGCCCGAGTTGCCGGTAACACGCTGGGGCACGATCAAAACCGAATATGTCACGGGCGCCACAGAGATGGACGGCGTTTATGCGGTAGGAGACATCGTGCGCGGTGCGTCGCTGGTGGTTTGGGCGATCAAGGACGGGCGCGATTGCGCCGAAGCGATCCTTGAGCGGTTGAACGGTGTGGCGGATATCGCAGCGGAGTAA
- a CDS encoding ABC transporter permease, giving the protein MSEVNIETARPSVWRKMRGNTGALIGGTLLAVIILIALLAPLLAPHDPIAQDLSRRLLPPFWHDRSVPEHLLGTDHLGRDYLSRMIYGARVSLGVGLGVILVSGTIGITLGLIAGYFGGWIDMVISFAITTRLSLPIVLVALAAVALGGASLTTLITVLGLLLWDRFAVVTRAAAQSLRHQEFIMGLQAIGASRTRILFLEILPNMRATILVVVSLEVANVILLEAALSFLGLGVRPPTPSWGLMISEGRDNILFDPWLIALPGSALCLLVLAVNLFGDGMRDITGPARK; this is encoded by the coding sequence ATGTCCGAGGTCAATATCGAAACCGCACGCCCGTCTGTCTGGCGCAAGATGCGCGGCAATACCGGCGCGCTGATCGGGGGCACGCTTTTGGCAGTGATCATCCTGATCGCTCTGCTCGCGCCGCTGCTGGCCCCGCATGACCCGATTGCGCAGGACCTAAGCCGCCGATTGTTACCACCTTTCTGGCATGATCGTTCGGTGCCCGAACATCTTCTTGGAACCGATCACCTCGGCCGTGATTACCTCTCTCGTATGATTTACGGGGCGCGGGTGTCACTGGGTGTCGGGCTTGGGGTGATCCTTGTCTCCGGCACCATCGGTATCACGCTCGGCCTGATTGCGGGCTATTTCGGCGGCTGGATCGATATGGTCATCAGTTTTGCAATCACAACACGGCTGTCATTGCCCATCGTGCTGGTCGCACTGGCGGCCGTGGCGCTGGGCGGCGCTTCGCTGACCACGTTGATTACGGTTTTGGGGCTGCTTTTATGGGACCGGTTCGCCGTCGTCACGCGCGCTGCCGCTCAAAGCCTGCGACATCAGGAATTCATCATGGGCTTGCAGGCCATCGGAGCCAGTCGGACGCGCATCCTGTTTCTCGAAATTTTGCCAAACATGCGCGCTACGATCCTCGTGGTCGTTTCGCTGGAGGTTGCAAACGTGATCCTGCTGGAGGCGGCATTGTCCTTCCTCGGGCTGGGGGTGCGTCCGCCAACGCCAAGCTGGGGGCTGATGATTTCCGAAGGCCGCGACAATATTCTCTTTGATCCCTGGCTGATCGCGCTGCCCGGATCGGCGCTCTGCTTGCTGGTACTGGCGGTCAACCTTTTTGGCGACGGCATGCGCGATATAACGGGGCCTGCACGAAAATGA
- a CDS encoding ABC transporter substrate-binding protein has product MTQKFSLKGLTSLAVLAASTALTLGTPALADKASNTLNVAFAAEPEPLDTYKIAGRQGLILARHIYDGLLYKNLDTGEIVPALAESWDFTGPLTMEFNLRQGVKFHNGADFTADDVVETLNTVITAEYGTRYSISVDWIDSVEKLDDYKVRINMSKPFAGAVEMLADALPIYPHAFFAENGSAGMAATPIGTGPYKLVSQEPGIRYEMERFEDHYEGSPKSGATIDKISVRTIPEMNTQYAELMSGSLDWIWRIPPDQSSRLEGRVQIISAPIMRIGYVGFAPEAMAGDTPIADKRVRQALIHATNRGAIVDAFAGGASEVLNTPCNPAQFGCEQDVTAYEYDPEKAKALLAEAGYEDGFKMEMVFAAMPRPTAEAVAADLANVGVTLELNEQQYSSGIGKWRAKELPAFFSNWGSYGIGDTAFILSNFFGGGADDLVQDADLATWLTEADTASDRDVRAENYSKAVKKIAEEAYWMPMYNFNVNYGLSNDLNFTPHPDEFARWWGASWK; this is encoded by the coding sequence ATGACACAGAAATTCTCCTTAAAAGGCCTCACTTCATTGGCTGTCCTTGCTGCCAGCACTGCGCTGACACTGGGTACACCGGCCCTTGCCGACAAGGCGTCTAACACGCTTAATGTTGCTTTCGCCGCAGAGCCGGAGCCGCTTGATACCTACAAGATCGCCGGTCGTCAGGGCCTGATCCTTGCACGGCACATCTATGACGGGTTGCTTTACAAGAACCTCGACACGGGCGAGATCGTACCGGCGCTGGCGGAATCCTGGGACTTCACCGGCCCGCTGACGATGGAGTTCAATCTCCGCCAAGGCGTCAAGTTCCACAACGGTGCCGACTTTACCGCCGATGACGTAGTTGAAACGCTCAACACCGTGATCACCGCTGAATATGGCACCCGCTATTCGATTTCGGTCGACTGGATCGACAGCGTCGAAAAGCTGGACGATTACAAAGTCCGCATCAACATGTCCAAGCCCTTTGCCGGTGCGGTCGAGATGCTGGCCGATGCGCTGCCGATCTATCCGCACGCCTTCTTTGCAGAAAACGGGTCCGCCGGTATGGCTGCAACCCCTATCGGCACTGGCCCTTACAAGCTGGTCAGTCAGGAGCCGGGCATCCGTTACGAAATGGAGCGCTTTGAGGATCACTATGAGGGCAGCCCCAAATCCGGCGCGACCATCGACAAGATTTCCGTTCGCACCATTCCCGAAATGAACACACAATACGCCGAGCTGATGTCCGGTTCGCTGGATTGGATCTGGCGTATTCCTCCGGATCAGTCATCGCGCCTTGAAGGTCGCGTTCAGATCATCAGCGCGCCGATCATGCGCATCGGTTATGTTGGTTTCGCCCCCGAGGCGATGGCCGGTGACACACCGATTGCGGACAAACGCGTGCGTCAGGCGCTGATCCACGCCACCAACCGCGGCGCGATTGTCGACGCATTTGCAGGCGGTGCTTCCGAGGTTCTCAACACGCCGTGCAACCCGGCGCAATTTGGCTGTGAGCAGGATGTTACGGCCTATGAATATGACCCCGAAAAAGCCAAGGCTTTGCTGGCCGAAGCCGGGTACGAGGATGGTTTCAAGATGGAAATGGTGTTTGCCGCCATGCCCCGTCCGACTGCCGAAGCTGTGGCTGCCGATCTCGCCAATGTCGGCGTGACTTTGGAGCTGAACGAGCAGCAGTATTCCTCGGGTATCGGCAAGTGGCGCGCCAAAGAGCTTCCGGCGTTCTTCTCCAACTGGGGCAGCTATGGTATCGGTGACACCGCATTTATCCTGTCGAATTTCTTTGGCGGCGGTGCGGATGACCTTGTGCAGGACGCCGACCTGGCAACCTGGCTGACCGAAGCAGACACGGCATCAGACCGTGACGTGCGCGCCGAGAACTACTCCAAGGCTGTCAAGAAGATTGCCGAGGAAGCCTATTGGATGCCAATGTACAACTTTAACGTCAATTATGGCCTGTCCAATGACCTGAACTTCACTCCACATCCGGATGAGTTCGCCCGTTGGTGGGGTGCCAGCTGGAAGTAA
- a CDS encoding undecaprenyl-diphosphate phosphatase, producing the protein MDQSTTLVAAFLGLLEGLTEFIPVSSTGHLLLAGHFLGFESAGRAFEVVIQLGAVLAILSIYATRLWAVFSTAPHDPASRRFILSVLVAFMPAVVIGVLAHDFIKTVLFETPVLIAVMLIVGGVILLLVERVAPETKHDDAMDFPLSMALKIGVIQCLAMIPGTSRSGSTIVGALMLGASKRAAAEFSFFLSMPTMAGAFAYDLYKNRDVLDANAMGEIAVGFVFAFIAAVLVVKWLLGYVSKHGYALFGWWRIIVGGVALAALMAGY; encoded by the coding sequence ATGGATCAGTCGACCACGCTGGTCGCGGCCTTTCTGGGGCTGCTTGAGGGATTGACCGAGTTTATTCCGGTATCGTCAACGGGTCATTTGCTGTTGGCTGGTCACTTCCTTGGCTTTGAAAGCGCGGGGCGCGCGTTTGAGGTGGTGATCCAGCTGGGTGCGGTTCTGGCGATTCTATCGATTTATGCGACGCGGCTGTGGGCGGTGTTTTCTACAGCACCCCATGACCCCGCCTCACGGCGGTTTATCCTATCGGTGCTGGTGGCCTTTATGCCTGCGGTGGTGATTGGTGTGCTGGCGCATGATTTCATCAAGACCGTGCTGTTTGAAACGCCGGTTTTGATCGCGGTGATGTTGATTGTCGGTGGCGTCATCCTGCTGTTGGTGGAGCGCGTTGCGCCAGAGACAAAGCATGACGATGCAATGGATTTCCCCTTATCGATGGCCTTGAAAATCGGCGTTATTCAGTGCCTTGCGATGATCCCGGGTACATCGCGATCGGGGTCGACGATTGTCGGGGCATTGATGTTGGGCGCCAGCAAGCGCGCGGCGGCGGAGTTTTCGTTTTTCCTGTCGATGCCGACAATGGCCGGTGCGTTTGCCTATGACCTCTATAAGAATCGCGATGTGCTGGACGCCAATGCGATGGGGGAGATTGCGGTTGGATTCGTCTTTGCCTTTATCGCGGCGGTTTTGGTTGTGAAGTGGCTGTTGGGCTATGTCAGCAAGCATGGATACGCCTTGTTCGGGTGGTGGCGGATCATTGTTGGCGGTGTTGCTTTGGCTGCTTTGATGGCTGGCTATTGA